TGGCCGTGGCCCAGCGCAGGATTGCCGCGGAGCGGAGCACGTCCGCCTGAGCCGCCCCGCGGCGCAGTGGTGCACCGGGCGCAGAACGCCGCCGCGGGTGAGTGACGCTCCGGCGGTTCGGAACGTCGTGCCTTCGGGTCCCTGCTTCCCTTCCGCAGAGGTGCACATGTCCATTCGCCACGCTCTCCTGACGGGGCTTCTTCTCGCCTCCGTCCCGGCGTGCGCCGGAAAGAGCACGCCGGAGGCCATGCCGCGTGGGTCGCTCGCAAATGCGCCCTGCGATCCGAGGCTCGTCGCCAGCGTGCTCAACACCGACGAGCCGCTCACGCGGGAGGAGCGCAGCTACCTGCAGCGCTGCGGCGTAAGGTTCGCTTCGACGACGGTGGGGACGCCCGAGAACTGACGCCAGCACTGGCGGCGTCCTGCGCCGGGCGACGAGCCTGAGCCGCTGGGGCGGGTAGACTGGGCGGCATCGTTCTGGCCGTGCCGCAGGCCATGAGCCGAGACACCCACCCCCGCCTGCACAGCCGCTGGCACCGCACCCGGAGCGGGCTCATGCACGCCCGGGCCTCCACCTCCGCGTCCGCGGCGGATGCGCCCACGGTGGTCCTGGTCCACGGGCTGGTCATCTCCAGCCTGTACATGGTGCCCACGGCGGTGCGCCTCGCCCCGCACTTCCCCGTCTTCGCGCCGGACCTGCCGGGCATCGGGCTGAGCGAGAAGCCGGGGGCGCGTGCTGCGCATCCCCGAGCTGGCGGATGCCCTGGCCGACTGGCTGGACGCGCTCGGCCAGGGGCCCGTGGTGCTGGTCGGCAACTCGCCGGGTTGCCAGGTCATCGCCGACCTGGCGCTCCGCCGGCGCACGTCCGTTCGCGCGGCCGTGCTCGCGGGGCCGACGATGGACCCGCATGCGCGCACCGCTCCCCGGCAGATCGGCCGCTGGCTGTTAGACTGGACGCTGGAGCCCTCCTCCCCCGCGGCCGCCTGCATGTGATTCCCGGGGGGCCGCACGTGGTCAACTACACCGCCGCGGACGCGTTCGCCCGGGTGGTGCGGGACTTCGTCCGGGACGTCTGCGCGCTCCGCCGGCTGACGGGTCCGCCGGCCGCCGAAGACCCGCCGGGCCGCTCCGGGGTATCCACCCCCGTACGCGCTTCCTCATCGCAACTCTCGGTGCTTCATGACCTGGTTCTGGATCCTGTCGGGTGCCCTCGCCGGGCTTGCCGGCCTGCGCTACGTGGGACGGATCCGCGCCATGCGCGCATCGTCCGGCGTGCCCAGGGTGGACGACGACGCCCTCCGCCGGATCCTGGCGGAGGGGACGCTCGCGGCGGAGGACGGCGACGAGCCGCTGGACCTGGAGGAGGCCGCCCGCGCCGAAGAAGAGTTCTGGTCCGAGTCCTGGGACGAGCCCGAAGAATATTCCCGCTAGCATGGGGAGCCGAGCGCCGACACGCGCGTCACCCCCGGCCGTAGTGGTCGCCAGTGCGGTCATTGTATCCACTGCGGCAGGGAGCGGACGATGCCCTTCGACTTCGAGGTGGAGGACGGGCTCAACTTCGGCGACTGGCTTCACCGGGAGATCCACGCGAACGCGTTGGTCGAGTCCCACGGCTGGGCCGCGGAGCAGGTGCGGCGCGTGTCGGCCCGCCTCCAGGCCGGCCGGCCGGAGTCGGAGCGGCTCATCGTGGAGGTGCCCTGGCTTCGGGAGGCGAACGCGTTCACCGCTCCGGGACGCTACGTCTACTTTTCCCGACGGCTGCTGGAGCGCTGTCCGCGGGAGGAGGCTGTCGCGTTCGTGATCGCCCACGAGATCGCGCACCACGACCTGGGCCACCTGGACCTCTTCTCCGGGTGGGCGGGCCGGCTCTCCCGGCTGGCCGGCGCCCGTCTCATGGCGCTTCCCTTCCAGGCCCTCGAGCGCCGGCTCTACGGCTCGGAGCGGGAGTGCGCCGCGGACCGGCACGGGCTCGCGCTGTGCATCGCGGCCGGGTACCATCCCATGCGCTGCCTGGGCCTCTACGACGTCCTGGAGCACTTCGCGCTGGATGCGAAGGACTTCGAAATGGTCTACGGGCTCGACCCGGAGTCGGACGAAGAGCTGTCGGGCGAGGCGCCGTGGACGACCCGAGCCCGCATCTGGGCGTGGCAAAGGTCGCGCGGATACCTGCCCATCCAGGACCGCAAGGCCGCGCTGGTCCGGTGGCTGGAAGCGAATGCCGGCTTCCGCGGCTCTCCCGCCGGCTGAGATCGCTCGGGCGCGGGCGGCGCCCGGCGAGTCTCCCCTGGAGGACAGCTCCGCACCGCCGGGGGGACGGTCCCAGGCCTCCCCCCGCGCCGCCCCGGCGCCTTCCGCACCTGCAACACACGGCGGGGCCTCCACTTGCCTCCGCACGCACCTGGCCGGTGGAGCGGGAATGCGGGTTGCCCCTCGCACGTGGACATCCGAGTGGTTCGCACCGGACTCACACCAGCCGCGAGGTGGACGATGGCCATGGCAACGAGCGCCCGTCGGGGAGGTCAGCAGTCGGACATCAACATGACGCCGATGATCGACGTCCTGCTGGTCCTCCTCATCATCTTCATGGTCGTCCAGCAGGAGCTCCAGAGGGGGATCGCGGTGCAGATCCCTCCGGCGGTGCCGTCCAACGTCACGCAGCCGCCGGAGCAGCTGGTGCTCTCGATCCGCCCCGGCCCCGAGTACGCGCTGAACTCGCAGCCCCTCGCCCCCGCCCGGCTGACGGAGGAGCTGCACGCGATTTTCGCGATCCGCCCGCGCAAGGTGCTCTTCGTGCAGGCGGAAGAGAGCCTTCGGTACGGCGAGGTGGTCCACGCACTGGACGCGTCCCGTGCCGCCGGCGTCGAAGTCATCGGCCTTGCTCCCCGTCCGGGACAGCCGGGTCTCTGAGCCGCGCCCGGCCGGGCATCCGCGTTCCGGGTGAGGCGACCGTCCCACCCGGAGCGCGTCCGCGGTTGTGTTTCTCACCTCCCGCCCGCAGATTCCCCGGACCTCCACCCCGGTCTCGCCGGGCTCCCCCCCCGCTCCTTTCCAGGATCCACGCATGCGGCGCACCCTCCTTGCCCTCGCCCTCGCACTCGTCCTCTCCGTCCCCGCGGCGGCGCAGAACACCACCCCTTCGCCGGCCCGGATGAAGGCCGCCGCAGAGCTCCTCGAAGCGATGAACGTGGAGGCGATCCTCCGCGAGACGGCGGACGCCACCCTGCAGACCCAGATCCAGCAGCAGCCCGTGCTGGCCGCGTACGAGGACATCATGCGCGACTTCATGGCGAGGGCCATGAAGTGGGAGGACCTCCGCGCGGACTACACCCGTCTCTATGCGGACGTCTACACGGAGGACGAGCTCCGGCAGCTGCGCACCTTCTACCAGACGCCGCTGGGGCGGCGGCTCCTGGCCACGCAGCCCCGCGTGGCCGCCCTGAGCATGGAGATCACCAACCGTCGCCTGGAGAAGTTCCTGCCGGAGATGCAGAAGCAGATCATGGAGCGCATGATGGCGGAATCCGACACCCCGAAGCCGGAACGGTAGTCACGCCGGGGCACCGGGGCGGGGTGCCGTGGGCCGGTGATCGCCGGCGCCCCGCCCGCGGGCTCATCGAGAGGTACGAGGCTCCCCGCCGGACGCAGCCGTGCCCGGGAAGCGCCGCGCCACGGTCATGTGGTATACCGGCTGGCGGTTCTCCATCATGACGTGGAGCGCGCCCTCGTCCCGCATCGCCGCGATGGCGCGGCCCAGCTCGGCCTGCAGCACGCGGGAGTGCTCCTTCCCCACCTCCTCCAGCATCTCCACCTCCGCCTCCCGCAGCGCCGGCGGCCGGGAAGCCCCCGCGGGCGCCTCCGCGGGGACGGCGAAGCGCTCGTGCGACACGTCGGCCGTGGTGCCGAACTCGTGGGCGCTGGTCGTCCACGCCGCGTACGAGTTGGTCTTCC
This genomic window from Longimicrobiaceae bacterium contains:
- a CDS encoding alpha/beta fold hydrolase, with protein sequence MLRIPELADALADWLDALGQGPVVLVGNSPGCQVIADLALRRRTSVRAAVLAGPTMDPHARTAPRQIGRWLLDWTLEPSSPAAACM
- a CDS encoding M48 family metalloprotease, which codes for MPFDFEVEDGLNFGDWLHREIHANALVESHGWAAEQVRRVSARLQAGRPESERLIVEVPWLREANAFTAPGRYVYFSRRLLERCPREEAVAFVIAHEIAHHDLGHLDLFSGWAGRLSRLAGARLMALPFQALERRLYGSERECAADRHGLALCIAAGYHPMRCLGLYDVLEHFALDAKDFEMVYGLDPESDEELSGEAPWTTRARIWAWQRSRGYLPIQDRKAALVRWLEANAGFRGSPAG
- a CDS encoding DUF2059 domain-containing protein, which encodes MRRTLLALALALVLSVPAAAQNTTPSPARMKAAAELLEAMNVEAILRETADATLQTQIQQQPVLAAYEDIMRDFMARAMKWEDLRADYTRLYADVYTEDELRQLRTFYQTPLGRRLLATQPRVAALSMEITNRRLEKFLPEMQKQIMERMMAESDTPKPER
- a CDS encoding biopolymer transporter ExbD, which encodes MATSARRGGQQSDINMTPMIDVLLVLLIIFMVVQQELQRGIAVQIPPAVPSNVTQPPEQLVLSIRPGPEYALNSQPLAPARLTEELHAIFAIRPRKVLFVQAEESLRYGEVVHALDASRAAGVEVIGLAPRPGQPGL